The sequence GAGTTCCTCCATAAGTCCTTGTCCAGACCGTATCGCCGGTCGTGTTGGTTTTAATAAGGTAAAATTGCTGGCTGTTCCCGAACGACAAGCTGACGCCGGCAATGACGTAACCGCCATCGGTCGCTGCAACGACAGAGTATCCCATATCATCGGCTGTGCCGCCGTAAGTTTGTCCCCATATTTGATTACCCGAACCGTCGGTTTTGACCAGATAAACATCCTGGTCGCCGGAACCGAACGAATAAGTACCGCCGACGATGATGTAACCGCCGTCCTGGGTCAATGCGATGCCGTACGCGCGGTCGTCGTCGCCGCTGCCAAAGGTCTTTTCCCATATGACATTGCCTGATTGATCTACTTTGAGCAGGTACATGTCTTCGCCGCCCGCGCCGTACGAAGTTGTGTATCCGGCAATAACGTAATAACCGTCAGTCGTTATCTGAACGCAATTAGCAAAATCATCTTTAGCGCCGCCGTAAGTCTTAGCCCATAATACGTTTCGACTTATGTTTAATACGTGCTCGCCCGACCAGTCTGACTCCGCTTCGTTAATATCCTTTGCCTTCGCGCGGATGGGGTATATGCCAGTATCAATATAACTGTGCTGCATGATAACTGAATCACCCGAGCCCGCAAACAGGCTCCAGTTGGATATTTCGCCGTCGCCCCAATCGAACTGGATCGACACGCTGTCAGAGTCTGGATCTGTTGCTGAAGAGGTAAAATAGTAATTACCAATGTCGCCGCCAACCAAACCTGACGGTGTTGATGGAATATCAGGCGGATCGTTTTTTTTGCAGCTTGAAAAGGTAACGGCAAAAGCGCAGATAAAAAGCATTGGTTTGAAGAAAGCCGTGCGATCTCGAGATTTTATCAAAATCATTCCCCTTTATATGTTCAATACATTGATCTTGTATCATTATATACTGCAAATCTACCTGGTTGTCAACCCCCTATTGACATTGAAGGGTTTTTTTCTATATTAGCATTGCATAGCAGAGGATGAAAAATCTATGAAATACCGGCAAGCTATTGGAGTAATGATTTTCTGCAGTCTCGCCGTCCCGATCCAGGGATCAAACAGGACCGTGCTGCCGGACGTTTTCTACGCAAGGTACGAAGGGACGATTACGGTCGGAAAAAAGCAACTAAACATCGTGATGAATTTGCACAAGCGCGACGAGGCCGCGGACGGTTATTATTTTTATAAGGACAGGGGGATACTGATCTCGATCAAAGGTTCTTTTGATAGATCCGGCAAGGCAAACCTTTCAGAATACATGACCGCCAAATTGACCGGTCTTTTTGAGGGCGAGTATACCAATGCCTCGACGATCGAAGGCGTGTGGAACACGCCGAGCGGCACTGCGAAAGCGGCGTTTAAATTGACCGAGACATATCCTTCAGGCAGCGTCAAGGCAGAAATGAAGCGTCTGCACAAAGAAAACGATGTTTACAGGAACAAAGCCACCGTGACACTGGAATACCCCGTGATCACCGGCGTTGAAAGCCAGCTTACCTTGAGAAGAATCCACAATCTGATAAGAAACGGCATCAGCCCGGAAGCGGCTCTGGAGCAGAACCTGAGTTCGATCACCAGCGACCTGAAGAATATGTATACAGAGAATGAAGAGGCGTCGAGCGACTGGTATTACCTGGAACAGATATCGATCGCGTTTAATGACAACAACATCCTGGGCATTAAGAGTTATCTCAAGGAGTACAGCGGCGGCGCCCACCCCAACCATTCGGTCGCCTATACAAACATAAATACCGGCAATGGCACCCTGATATCTCCAGCAGATATATTAACAAATGGTTATGAGACCGAACTCAACCGCGCGGCCGAGGAGCAGTTCAAGAAAACATATAATATTGATGAAAAGAATACTTATGAAAACGCTGGATTCTGGCTGGAACCGGGGAAATTCGCGGTGCCGGATAATTTCCTGATCACCCCGGGTGGCCTGCTGTTCCTGTTTAAT comes from bacterium and encodes:
- a CDS encoding DUF3298 domain-containing protein, whose translation is MKYRQAIGVMIFCSLAVPIQGSNRTVLPDVFYARYEGTITVGKKQLNIVMNLHKRDEAADGYYFYKDRGILISIKGSFDRSGKANLSEYMTAKLTGLFEGEYTNASTIEGVWNTPSGTAKAAFKLTETYPSGSVKAEMKRLHKENDVYRNKATVTLEYPVITGVESQLTLRRIHNLIRNGISPEAALEQNLSSITSDLKNMYTENEEASSDWYYLEQISIAFNDNNILGIKSYLKEYSGGAHPNHSVAYTNINTGNGTLISPADILTNGYETELNRAAEEQFKKTYNIDEKNTYENAGFWLEPGKFAVPDNFLITPGGLLFLFNPYEIAPYAAGTIEFFIPYSKIKNLIQSGSVVDIFIK